In one Paenibacillus sp. JQZ6Y-1 genomic region, the following are encoded:
- the gcvH gene encoding glycine cleavage system protein GcvH: MSEIKDQLLYSEEHEWVERIGDDTVRIGITDFAQHQLGDIVFVELPEDGRNVSENEVVGTIESVKTVSDLFCPVAGVVSRLNPDLETEPELVNTDPYGRGWMLELKVDGDLDAALSKLLDAAAYSAHAQD, translated from the coding sequence ATGAGCGAAATTAAGGATCAATTGTTGTACAGTGAGGAACACGAGTGGGTAGAGCGTATTGGTGATGATACAGTACGAATTGGTATTACTGACTTTGCCCAGCATCAACTGGGGGATATTGTGTTTGTTGAATTGCCGGAAGATGGTCGCAATGTAAGCGAGAATGAAGTCGTAGGCACAATCGAATCTGTCAAAACAGTATCCGATCTGTTCTGTCCAGTGGCTGGTGTTGTTAGCCGTCTGAATCCCGATCTGGAAACCGAGCCGGAGCTGGTAAACACAGACCCTTACGGTCGTGGTTGGATGCTAGAGCTGAAGGTGGATGGCGATCTGGATGCTGCTCTGTCTAAACTGCTGGATGCGGCTGCTTATAGCGCACACGCACAGGATTGA
- a CDS encoding HPr family phosphocarrier protein — translation MEKSFKIVDEDGIHARPATALVTAANKFASTESFAEAKGKKVTLKSILGVLSLGLEQGDVIVLSTTGAEEEAALKALTDVMVNEGLGEING, via the coding sequence ATGGAAAAATCCTTTAAAATCGTTGATGAAGATGGTATCCACGCACGCCCAGCAACAGCTCTGGTAACTGCTGCTAACAAATTTGCTTCTACTGAATCTTTTGCTGAAGCTAAAGGTAAAAAAGTAACCCTGAAATCCATCCTGGGCGTTCTGTCCCTGGGTCTGGAACAAGGCGACGTTATCGTTCTGTCCACTACTGGCGCTGAAGAAGAAGCAGCTCTGAAAGCTTTGACTGACGTTATGGTGAACGAAGGGCTAGGCGAAATCAATGGCTAA
- the gcvPB gene encoding aminomethyl-transferring glycine dehydrogenase subunit GcvPB, whose translation MVKEKALIFELSQPGRVGYSLPECDVPQVDVSSLIPQEMLRSEAAALPEVYEVDVIRHYTELSRLNFGVDNGFYPLGSCTMKYNPKVNEDVARYAGFAKIHPYQPEQSIQGALELLHTLQNDLAALTGMDAVTLQPAAGAHGEWTGLMMIRAYHEKRGEHRTKVIVPDSSHGTNPASATVAGFQTVTIPSNERGLVDLDALRAAVGPDTAALMLTNPNTLGLFEEQITEIAQVVHEAGGLLYYDGANSNAIMGIARPGDMGFDVVHLNLHKTMSTPHGGGGPGSGPVGVKNKLLPFLPEPVVEKQQDGTYTLRSGSPDSIGRVKAYYGNFGILVRAYTYIRSYGPEGLRRVSECAVLNANYMMHRLKDHYIMPYDNVCKHEFVMSGKGLKQYGVRTLDVAKRLLDFGYHPPTVYFPLNVEECIMIEPTETESKETLDAFIDTMIRIAGEAKETPELVLNAPYTTPVSRLDEATAARKPVLNCACS comes from the coding sequence ATTGTCAAAGAAAAAGCACTCATTTTCGAACTGAGCCAGCCGGGACGTGTCGGATATTCACTGCCAGAATGCGACGTGCCGCAGGTGGATGTGAGTAGCCTGATTCCACAGGAGATGCTGCGTAGTGAAGCCGCTGCACTGCCAGAAGTATACGAAGTAGATGTCATCCGCCACTATACCGAGCTGTCGCGCTTGAACTTCGGCGTCGATAACGGCTTTTACCCACTTGGTTCTTGTACGATGAAATATAATCCCAAAGTAAACGAAGATGTAGCACGTTACGCTGGATTCGCCAAAATTCATCCGTATCAACCGGAGCAAAGTATTCAGGGTGCATTGGAGCTGCTGCATACGCTGCAAAACGATCTGGCTGCACTGACTGGCATGGATGCCGTTACCCTGCAACCAGCTGCCGGTGCACATGGTGAATGGACAGGTCTGATGATGATCCGTGCGTATCATGAAAAGCGCGGTGAGCATCGCACCAAAGTAATCGTGCCGGATTCCTCGCACGGTACGAACCCTGCCAGCGCAACCGTTGCCGGTTTCCAAACCGTAACCATCCCATCCAACGAACGCGGACTGGTCGATCTGGACGCATTGCGCGCTGCCGTCGGTCCCGACACGGCTGCTCTCATGCTGACCAACCCGAATACACTCGGTCTGTTCGAAGAACAAATTACCGAGATTGCACAAGTGGTACACGAAGCAGGCGGACTGCTGTATTACGATGGCGCCAACTCCAACGCGATCATGGGCATTGCTCGTCCGGGTGATATGGGCTTCGACGTTGTCCATCTCAATCTGCACAAAACGATGAGCACCCCGCATGGCGGCGGTGGTCCCGGCTCCGGTCCAGTCGGTGTCAAAAACAAACTGCTGCCATTCCTGCCTGAACCAGTCGTAGAAAAACAACAAGATGGAACCTATACCTTGCGTTCCGGTTCGCCAGATTCCATCGGTCGAGTGAAAGCCTATTATGGCAACTTCGGTATCCTTGTTCGCGCCTACACCTACATCCGCAGCTACGGACCGGAAGGTCTACGCCGCGTATCGGAATGTGCGGTACTGAACGCCAACTATATGATGCACCGCCTGAAAGATCACTACATTATGCCGTATGACAATGTATGTAAGCACGAATTTGTGATGTCGGGCAAAGGTCTGAAGCAATACGGTGTACGCACACTTGATGTTGCCAAACGATTGCTTGATTTCGGATACCATCCACCAACCGTCTACTTCCCACTGAACGTGGAAGAATGTATTATGATCGAACCCACGGAAACAGAAAGCAAAGAAACACTGGATGCCTTCATCGATACGATGATCCGTATTGCTGGTGAAGCGAAAGAAACACCAGAGCTGGTGCTAAACGCGCCATATACTACACCGGTCAGTCGCCTAGATGAGGCAACCGCTGCTCGCAAACCAGTACTGAACTGCGCATGTAGCTAA
- a CDS encoding GNAT family N-acetyltransferase, translating to MSETVAYEIKIARQEDLADIVHIYNSSIPGRLATADTEEITVESRQAWFDEHEPERRPLWVLWQDGQIAGWASLQTFYGRPAYNGTVELSVYVHEDFKGKGIGSKLVSYAIEQAPALHIHTLLGFVFAHNDPSLKLLRKFGFEDWGHLPRVAVLDGEDRHLAILGKRLSE from the coding sequence ATGAGCGAAACGGTAGCATATGAGATCAAGATTGCACGTCAGGAAGATCTGGCAGACATTGTGCATATTTATAATTCATCTATTCCGGGGCGTCTGGCTACTGCCGATACCGAAGAAATTACGGTCGAGAGCCGTCAGGCGTGGTTTGATGAGCATGAGCCGGAACGTCGACCGCTATGGGTATTATGGCAGGATGGACAGATCGCTGGGTGGGCAAGCTTGCAGACGTTTTACGGTCGCCCCGCTTACAACGGTACAGTAGAGCTGAGTGTTTATGTGCATGAGGATTTTAAAGGCAAGGGTATTGGCAGTAAGCTGGTCAGTTATGCCATTGAGCAGGCGCCCGCCCTGCATATTCATACATTGCTCGGCTTCGTATTTGCCCATAACGATCCAAGTCTGAAGCTGCTGCGTAAATTCGGATTTGAGGATTGGGGGCATTTGCCACGGGTTGCTGTTTTGGATGGAGAAGACCGCCATCTGGCGATTCTGGGCAAACGTCTTAGCGAATAG
- a CDS encoding SDR family oxidoreductase — translation MTNSIHTSTATDSKIILITGANSGMGLASSIALAKQGHHIIMGCRNPQRGQQALEQAKRESGSDRLTLMTCDLGSLDKIRAFAAEFYKQYDHLDVLLNNAGVVNPTRKETADGFEMCIGVNHLGHFLLTSLLLDALQQAEAARIVVVSSNAYKIGRIHWDDPYLQDGYNVVSAYAQSKLANLYFTSILAERLKDTSVTVNSLHPGAVATSIGVDRDTGFGKRLLAALAHTPFFQTPEQGAETAVFLATDPSVAEHTGQYFYRKKVMPLQGRALDRQQALRLWAWSERQTGYSHSEKKE, via the coding sequence ATGACTAATTCTATTCATACTTCAACCGCCACTGATAGCAAAATCATCCTGATTACAGGTGCCAATTCCGGTATGGGACTCGCTTCAAGCATCGCTCTTGCCAAACAAGGGCACCATATTATTATGGGATGCCGCAATCCGCAGCGCGGACAGCAAGCGCTGGAGCAAGCCAAGCGCGAGAGCGGTTCCGATCGACTAACGCTGATGACGTGCGATCTAGGGTCGCTGGACAAGATCCGTGCCTTTGCAGCTGAATTTTATAAGCAGTATGACCATCTGGATGTGCTGCTAAACAACGCAGGTGTCGTCAATCCAACTCGTAAGGAAACGGCAGATGGGTTCGAAATGTGCATCGGAGTCAATCATTTGGGGCACTTTTTGCTGACTTCGCTGCTGCTGGATGCACTCCAACAAGCAGAGGCAGCGCGGATCGTAGTCGTTAGCTCCAATGCCTACAAAATCGGTCGTATTCACTGGGATGATCCGTATTTGCAGGATGGGTACAATGTGGTCAGTGCCTATGCGCAGTCCAAGCTGGCGAATCTATATTTCACCTCTATTCTGGCAGAGCGTCTGAAGGACACGTCCGTTACAGTTAACAGCCTGCATCCCGGCGCCGTTGCAACGAGCATTGGAGTAGATCGAGATACAGGGTTTGGGAAACGATTGCTAGCGGCATTGGCGCATACGCCCTTTTTTCAAACGCCGGAGCAGGGAGCGGAGACGGCTGTATTTCTGGCAACCGATCCATCGGTAGCAGAGCACACAGGTCAATATTTTTATCGTAAAAAAGTGATGCCGCTACAAGGCAGAGCACTGGATCGACAACAAGCATTGCGTTTATGGGCATGGAGTGAGCGGCAGACAGGATATAGCCATTCTGAAAAGAAGGAATGA
- the ptsP gene encoding phosphoenolpyruvate--protein phosphotransferase, which produces MANILGIAASSGIAIAKAFRLEHPEYEITKRSVSDTDAELAKLQDALTKSQGELEAIKERTLQEMGEKKAEIFQSHLLILNDPELIDPVKDKITSDMVNAEFALNEVASQFVTMFENMKSAYLQERAADMRDVTKRVINHLMGVNFQSPAEIREEVVIIAEDLTPSDTAQLDRNYVKGFTTNIGGRTSHSAIMARSLEIPAVVGTKEVMEVVQNGDVVIVDGLEGNVIVNPDETVLADYRAKREAYEAQVAEWRKLRDEATVSKDGVHVELAANIGTPNDVAGVIDNGGEAVGLYRTEFLYMGRDELPSEDVQFNAYKTVLERMEGKPVVVRTLDIGGDKELPYLVLPKEMNPFLGFRAIRLCLDRQDIFRTQLRALLRASVFGELRIMFPMIATLGEFRQAKAVLVEEKDKLVAEGVAVSDNIQLGIMVEIPSTAVLADQFAKEVDFFSIGTNDLIQYTMAADRMNERVSYLYQPYNPSILRLVKMVIDAAHKEGKWAGMCGEMAGDATAIPLLLGLGLDEFSMSASSILPARSQIAKLSKADMQELATKALDMQTAEEVVELVNAIQA; this is translated from the coding sequence ATGGCTAATATTTTGGGAATTGCGGCGTCTTCGGGCATCGCCATTGCCAAAGCATTCCGTCTGGAGCATCCTGAATACGAAATCACAAAACGCTCCGTAAGTGACACCGATGCCGAACTGGCTAAACTGCAAGACGCTCTGACCAAATCTCAGGGCGAACTTGAGGCGATCAAAGAACGTACCCTGCAAGAAATGGGCGAAAAGAAAGCTGAGATTTTCCAATCTCACCTGCTGATTCTGAATGACCCTGAGCTGATTGATCCGGTCAAAGACAAGATCACTAGCGATATGGTAAACGCAGAATTCGCACTGAACGAAGTTGCATCGCAATTCGTAACGATGTTCGAAAACATGAAAAGTGCGTACCTTCAGGAACGTGCAGCAGACATGCGTGACGTAACGAAACGCGTGATCAACCACCTGATGGGCGTGAATTTCCAAAGTCCTGCGGAAATCCGCGAAGAAGTCGTTATCATTGCTGAAGATTTGACGCCTTCGGATACAGCACAATTGGATCGTAACTATGTAAAAGGTTTTACTACAAATATTGGCGGACGTACTTCCCACTCTGCAATCATGGCGCGCTCTCTAGAGATTCCAGCGGTTGTAGGCACGAAGGAAGTTATGGAAGTCGTACAAAACGGCGATGTTGTTATCGTCGATGGTCTCGAAGGTAACGTTATCGTGAACCCGGATGAGACTGTACTGGCAGATTATCGTGCAAAACGTGAAGCGTATGAAGCACAGGTAGCAGAATGGCGCAAACTGCGCGACGAAGCAACTGTGTCCAAAGACGGCGTTCACGTGGAACTGGCTGCCAACATCGGTACACCAAACGACGTAGCTGGCGTTATCGACAACGGCGGCGAAGCGGTAGGTCTGTATCGTACTGAGTTCCTGTACATGGGTCGCGACGAACTGCCTTCGGAAGATGTGCAATTCAACGCGTACAAAACCGTACTGGAACGCATGGAAGGCAAACCTGTCGTTGTCCGCACATTGGACATCGGTGGCGATAAAGAGCTGCCTTATCTGGTTCTGCCAAAAGAAATGAATCCGTTTCTCGGTTTCCGTGCAATTCGTCTTTGTCTGGATCGTCAGGACATTTTCCGTACACAACTGCGTGCGCTGCTGAGAGCAAGCGTATTCGGTGAACTGCGTATTATGTTCCCAATGATCGCGACACTGGGCGAATTCCGTCAAGCCAAAGCGGTTCTGGTTGAAGAGAAAGACAAACTGGTTGCTGAAGGTGTTGCCGTTTCCGACAATATCCAACTCGGCATCATGGTTGAAATTCCTTCGACAGCTGTACTGGCTGATCAGTTTGCCAAAGAAGTGGACTTCTTCAGTATCGGTACAAACGATCTGATTCAGTACACTATGGCGGCTGACCGCATGAACGAACGCGTTTCGTATCTGTATCAACCATACAACCCGTCCATTCTGCGACTGGTGAAAATGGTTATCGATGCAGCACACAAAGAAGGCAAATGGGCTGGTATGTGTGGCGAGATGGCAGGGGATGCAACAGCAATTCCACTGCTGCTCGGTCTGGGACTTGATGAGTTCAGCATGAGCGCAAGCTCGATTCTGCCTGCACGTAGTCAAATCGCTAAACTGTCCAAAGCTGACATGCAAGAGCTGGCTACCAAAGCACTCGATATGCAAACAGCTGAAGAAGTAGTTGAGCTGGTTAACGCGATTCAGGCGTAA
- the map gene encoding type I methionyl aminopeptidase — MIILKTPAEIEAMKTASQIVADCHRHIAKMISPGITTLEINEFVKKHITKLGGKQFTNGYNGFQYETCASVNDVIAHGFPDRRRLEEGDVVKIDIVAEYDGWLGDSAWCYAVGQVSPAAEQLMKVTKECLELGIAQAVVGNRLGDVTSVIQQHAESHGYGVVRDLLGHGIGRKLHEDPSFAHIGLPGKGQRLKEGMVFTIEPMINEGTYRMTIDEDGWTARTADGKWSAQYEHTIAITADGPLVLTAQ, encoded by the coding sequence ATGATTATTTTGAAAACACCAGCAGAAATTGAAGCGATGAAAACCGCCAGCCAAATTGTCGCAGATTGTCATCGGCATATCGCCAAAATGATCTCTCCCGGCATTACTACGCTGGAGATCAACGAATTTGTCAAAAAGCATATTACCAAGCTAGGCGGCAAGCAGTTTACGAACGGATATAACGGATTTCAATACGAAACCTGCGCTTCAGTCAATGATGTGATCGCGCACGGGTTCCCAGATCGGCGGCGGCTGGAGGAGGGCGATGTAGTCAAAATCGACATCGTGGCTGAATACGACGGCTGGCTAGGCGATTCTGCTTGGTGCTATGCTGTGGGTCAGGTATCTCCAGCAGCGGAGCAGCTGATGAAGGTGACGAAGGAATGTCTGGAACTTGGTATTGCACAGGCGGTCGTCGGCAATCGTCTCGGCGATGTGACATCTGTGATTCAGCAGCATGCAGAGAGTCATGGTTATGGTGTTGTGCGCGATTTGCTTGGTCATGGCATCGGACGCAAGCTGCATGAGGACCCAAGCTTTGCTCATATTGGTTTGCCGGGCAAAGGGCAGCGATTAAAAGAAGGCATGGTCTTCACGATTGAGCCGATGATCAATGAAGGCACGTATCGCATGACGATTGATGAAGATGGATGGACCGCCCGCACCGCTGATGGCAAATGGTCGGCACAGTATGAGCATACGATCGCCATTACGGCAGACGGTCCCCTTGTTTTGACCGCTCAATAA
- a CDS encoding putative quinol monooxygenase — translation MMNKFGLFGTFTVQEGQRDQMVTILLDAATSMESLPECEIYTVSIADNEPNAVYVYEVWRNQEAHQASLTLEATQTLIQRAKPIITGMKRISTLQPIGGKGLRNTNNRN, via the coding sequence ATGATGAACAAATTCGGATTATTTGGTACATTCACCGTACAAGAGGGACAGCGCGATCAGATGGTAACTATTCTATTAGATGCTGCAACATCCATGGAGTCATTGCCAGAATGTGAAATCTATACAGTTAGCATCGCCGACAATGAACCGAACGCTGTATATGTATACGAAGTGTGGAGAAATCAGGAAGCCCATCAAGCATCTCTAACATTGGAAGCCACCCAAACCTTAATCCAACGTGCCAAACCAATCATTACCGGAATGAAGCGCATCTCCACCCTCCAACCCATCGGCGGCAAAGGCTTACGTAACACCAATAATCGAAATTAA
- the gcvT gene encoding glycine cleavage system aminomethyltransferase GcvT — MTELKRTPLFPLYQQSGSPRCIDFGGWELPVQFYGIQKEHEAVRERAGLFDVSHMGEVIISGNGALRYLQHMLTNDVSRLQDGQAQYTLMCYDNGGVVDDLLVYRIGEEHYMLVLNASNIDKDIAWLRQHLPEGVQLKDISEQTALIALQGPQAASILSKATASDTYAALPGFSFVAEAKLFDVEVIVSRTGYTGEDGYEIYAPAAHADVIWSKLLEMGESDGLIPCGLGARDTLRFEAKLPLYGQELSADITPLEAGLGFFVKLDKGDFIGRDVLAGQKENGAPRKMVGIELIDRGIPRSHYPVYRDGRQIGEVTTGTQSPTLKRNLGLALIEADSAALGTPVEVEIRGKMLKAEVVKAPFYKRQPVNV, encoded by the coding sequence ATGACTGAATTGAAACGAACTCCGCTTTTCCCGTTATACCAACAATCCGGTTCCCCGCGCTGCATCGACTTTGGCGGCTGGGAACTGCCAGTACAATTTTACGGCATCCAAAAGGAACATGAGGCTGTACGCGAGCGCGCCGGATTGTTCGATGTATCCCATATGGGTGAGGTGATCATTAGCGGCAATGGGGCATTACGCTATTTGCAGCATATGTTGACCAACGATGTGTCCCGTTTACAGGACGGACAAGCACAGTATACGCTGATGTGCTATGACAACGGCGGAGTGGTTGATGATCTGCTTGTCTACCGCATCGGTGAGGAGCATTATATGCTCGTGCTGAACGCGTCCAATATCGATAAGGATATCGCTTGGCTGCGTCAGCATTTGCCCGAAGGCGTACAATTGAAGGACATTTCGGAGCAAACAGCATTGATTGCCCTGCAAGGACCACAAGCCGCTTCCATTCTCTCCAAAGCAACGGCAAGCGACACGTACGCTGCATTACCCGGCTTTTCCTTTGTAGCAGAAGCGAAGCTGTTTGATGTGGAAGTGATCGTCTCCCGCACAGGCTATACCGGTGAAGATGGATATGAGATCTATGCACCGGCTGCACACGCAGATGTGATTTGGAGCAAGCTGCTGGAAATGGGCGAATCGGATGGATTGATTCCATGCGGGCTAGGCGCGCGGGATACGCTGCGCTTTGAAGCGAAGCTTCCGCTGTATGGACAGGAGCTGTCTGCGGATATTACACCGCTGGAAGCTGGGCTCGGTTTCTTCGTGAAGCTGGACAAAGGCGATTTTATCGGACGTGATGTACTGGCTGGGCAAAAGGAAAACGGCGCACCGCGCAAAATGGTTGGTATTGAGCTAATTGACCGCGGCATTCCCCGCTCTCATTATCCGGTCTACCGCGATGGACGTCAGATTGGCGAAGTAACTACAGGTACACAGTCGCCCACATTGAAGCGCAATCTGGGACTGGCACTGATCGAAGCAGACAGCGCTGCACTGGGTACACCAGTTGAAGTTGAGATTCGTGGCAAGATGTTGAAGGCAGAAGTCGTGAAGGCTCCTTTTTATAAGCGTCAACCCGTGAATGTATAA
- the gcvPA gene encoding aminomethyl-transferring glycine dehydrogenase subunit GcvPA produces MKSHRYIPMTPQNEQDMLAVVGASSIEELFKDIPASVRYEGTLPMSGMLDEYALTRHLSTLAGRNADTDRYTSFLGAGIYDHHIPSVINHVISRSEFYTAYTPYQPEISQGELQAIFEFQSYICELTGMAVANASMYDGATALAEAASLAASATRRSKIVAFSTIHPESRAVVNSYARGLNLEVVEVAYGDGVTDISALAEVLDDQTAAVLVQSPNFFGGIESIQAAADLAHQHGALLVVSTNPISLGLLEAPGKLGADIVVGDAQPLGISMSLGGPTCGFFAVSQAQMRRMPGRIVGQTTDRNGKRGFVLTLQTREQHIRRDKATSNICSNQALLALSASVYMSVMGKQGMQDVANLNVQKAHYAAQQLAQVAGCSLAFQSPFFNEFVLKLPQGTSASQVNAKLLDKGYIGGYDLGLSYPELSGHMLFAVTEKRTKAEMDQLAIELEASL; encoded by the coding sequence ATGAAATCCCATCGCTATATCCCGATGACGCCACAAAATGAGCAGGACATGCTAGCCGTTGTCGGCGCTTCTTCCATTGAGGAACTATTCAAGGACATTCCCGCTTCTGTTCGTTATGAAGGTACATTGCCTATGTCTGGCATGCTGGACGAATATGCACTCACCCGCCATCTGTCCACACTGGCAGGACGCAATGCCGATACAGATCGGTATACAAGCTTTCTCGGTGCAGGCATTTACGATCATCATATCCCGTCTGTGATCAATCACGTGATTTCTCGTTCGGAATTTTATACAGCATATACTCCGTATCAACCAGAGATTAGCCAAGGCGAATTGCAGGCGATCTTTGAATTTCAATCGTACATTTGTGAATTAACTGGTATGGCAGTTGCCAACGCTAGTATGTATGATGGTGCTACCGCACTGGCAGAAGCCGCTTCGCTGGCAGCCTCCGCAACTCGCCGCAGCAAAATCGTCGCTTTCTCCACCATTCATCCAGAATCGCGCGCAGTTGTGAACAGTTATGCACGCGGGCTCAATCTGGAAGTGGTCGAAGTCGCTTACGGCGATGGCGTCACTGATATTAGCGCACTGGCTGAGGTGCTGGACGATCAGACCGCGGCTGTACTCGTACAATCACCTAACTTCTTCGGTGGAATCGAAAGTATCCAAGCAGCGGCGGATCTAGCGCATCAGCATGGCGCCCTGCTTGTGGTCAGCACCAACCCGATCTCGCTCGGTCTACTGGAAGCTCCGGGCAAACTCGGTGCTGACATCGTTGTCGGCGATGCACAACCACTCGGTATCTCCATGTCGCTCGGTGGTCCGACTTGTGGATTCTTCGCTGTGTCACAAGCACAGATGCGCCGCATGCCAGGTCGTATCGTCGGTCAAACCACAGACCGCAACGGCAAGCGCGGCTTCGTACTGACGCTGCAAACGCGTGAGCAGCATATTCGTCGTGACAAAGCGACATCCAACATCTGCTCCAACCAAGCGCTGTTGGCATTGTCCGCTTCTGTATACATGTCTGTGATGGGCAAACAAGGCATGCAAGATGTTGCTAACCTGAATGTGCAAAAGGCTCACTATGCTGCACAACAACTAGCGCAGGTTGCGGGATGTTCACTGGCATTCCAATCTCCATTTTTCAATGAATTCGTACTGAAGCTGCCGCAGGGTACTAGCGCATCGCAGGTGAATGCCAAGCTGCTGGATAAAGGCTATATTGGCGGGTACGATCTCGGTCTAAGTTATCCCGAATTGTCCGGTCACATGCTGTTCGCCGTTACGGAAAAGCGCACCAAAGCCGAAATGGATCAACTGGCTATCGAATTGGAGGCATCGCTATGA
- a CDS encoding DUF2569 family protein, whose protein sequence is MNNNFPPNPNGHGQPPMNGQPNGPRPGQQPPDYNRPPLVGLGGWLAVFQVYMYWALFGAFITIPAYIFIMFIVANPDIIPAEMQSELNRTLAMYNMDLQSLSSFELVAAGIKLILLIILLILLYTRKRSFPRMARMYLVINLALVVVTFFIIPPTVSMVSAMIWTAVITLLWNLYFSRSVRVRNTFIR, encoded by the coding sequence ATGAACAACAATTTTCCACCCAATCCTAATGGTCACGGGCAGCCGCCGATGAATGGTCAACCGAATGGACCGCGTCCGGGGCAGCAACCACCGGATTACAATCGTCCACCGCTTGTCGGGCTTGGAGGTTGGCTTGCCGTATTTCAGGTGTATATGTACTGGGCTCTGTTCGGTGCCTTTATTACCATTCCCGCCTACATATTTATCATGTTTATTGTAGCCAATCCAGATATAATCCCAGCAGAGATGCAGTCTGAACTGAATCGTACGTTGGCGATGTACAATATGGATTTGCAATCCTTGTCTAGCTTTGAACTGGTTGCAGCAGGTATCAAATTAATTTTGCTGATCATCCTGTTGATTCTGCTGTACACTCGTAAACGCTCGTTCCCACGCATGGCACGTATGTATCTGGTGATTAATCTGGCGCTGGTTGTCGTGACCTTCTTCATTATACCGCCAACGGTTAGTATGGTGAGTGCGATGATCTGGACTGCTGTGATTACCTTGCTGTGGAATCTGTATTTCTCACGCTCGGTACGTGTACGAAACACGTTTATACGTTAA